The region GCCTCGTAGGCGGGGTGCCCGTCGACCTCGCGGACCTGGTCGGTGAGCACCGAGTGCGCCATCCGGCCGATGCCGTGCTCGTTGCCCCTCTTCGAATTGATCTCGATGACCTCGAAGGCGTCGCCGAGCCGGTTCTTCAGCGTGGTGAACCGATCCCGCGGCGCCATCGCATCCTCGCTGAACCGAAGGCCCATCACGCACAGCCCCTCGTCGGCGGCCCGCTTCTCGATCACCTGCATCTCGGCTTCGGAGACACCCGGATCCCGGCGGTGCTTGAGAGTCAGCGGCAGCGGCACCGACGGCTGGCTCATCACCGGCGCCAGCACACTGTCGTCGACGGCGGCGGCCAGCGCGAAACCACCGGTGAAGCACTGGCCGATCACCCCGACCCCGGTGCCGGGCGTGCTGGCGTTCAGATCCCGGGCCAGCGCCCGCAGATAGCGCGCCACCGGCCGGTCGGCGTTGGTGGCCAGCGCCGCGAACTCCTTGGAGACACATCCCTTCACCA is a window of Mycolicibacterium chubuense NBB4 DNA encoding:
- a CDS encoding dienelactone hydrolase family protein is translated as MTALESDLSGWVATPFTAEGYTHDVYRKGDGPGVVLIPEMPGLHPGVLALGNHLVDNGFTVAAPSLFGTPGASALGPGALPVLVKGCVSKEFAALATNADRPVARYLRALARDLNASTPGTGVGVIGQCFTGGFALAAAVDDSVLAPVMSQPSVPLPLTLKHRRDPGVSEAEMQVIEKRAADEGLCVMGLRFSEDAMAPRDRFTTLKNRLGDAFEVIEINSKRGNEHGIGRMAHSVLTDQVREVDGHPAYEARKRVVEFLKSRLT